The DNA sequence TGTGCAGGCGTTCGCAACCCGCAGCCCGGATCGTGGCCGCGGCTATGCTCAGGGAATGGCTCAACCAGAGGTGCTGACCATCGGGTCGAAGACACCTCGATCGCTGCTCTGGGTCGCCGTCGTCGCCGTCGTGCTGGTGCTCGCGCTGGGCGGAGTCGCCGGCTGGCGCCAGGTGCAGAAGGACCGGCAGACCCTCACCATGGCGGAGGTGGAGACCGTCCTGCAGGGGCTCGACCCCGCGGGCAGCGTGACCGTTCGGCCACTGCGGCGCGGCGACTTCGGCTACGCCGGAGCGGGTTCGCTGGACAGCCGGCGCTGCGACCTGGGCTTCCCCTGGCTGACCTCCTATTGGAACCCCAGTGGCCGACAGGGCCTGGCGGCGTCGGTCTACCTGCCCGAGAGCGGGCAGTCCCCGGTCTACAGCGTCTATACGCTGACCTTCGCCGACGCCGACGCCGGCCGGACCGCCTTCCGGAACATCACCCAGAGCATCGCCGCCTGCCAGGGTGTGGCGGTCCCCATCCCGGACGGGAGCAGGGCCACCTACCGGATCGAGGACGAGACGGCGACCCTCGGCGACAGCGACCGGCAGGCGGCCTACAACGTCTTCCTGCCCCGCTCCGCCGACGACCCCGCCGGCTTCGTCTTTCCGATCCACCTGCTCCAGTACGGCAACACCATCTCCTGGGAGCTCCGCAACAACGGCGACGAGCGCGCGCCGCAGGACACCCGGGCCGTGATCGAGGTCCTGGACCGACGGCTCTCCCACGCCTGGCGCACCCGACTCTAGCCGCCGGCTGCTGGCCAGCCCTCACGATTCGGTAACCCTTCCTTGTCTTGGTTACCGGCCGGTAGCATAATTGAAGTTACTGACCAGTAACAAAGCCGGTTCGCTATCAGAGGTGCGAGATGAGCCACTACAAGTCCAACCTGCGTGACATCACGTTCAACCTGTTCGAGGTGCTCGGGGTGGACCGGGTGCTCGGTCGCGGTCCCTACGAGGACCTCGATGCCGAGACGGCTCAGGCCCTGCTCGACGAGGTCGACCACCTCGCCCGGACCACACTGGCCGAGTCCTTCGCCGAGGGCGACCAGCACCCGCCCGTCTTCGATCCGCGCAGCCATGCGGTGACCATGCCCGAGGGCTTCAAGAGGTCATACCGCGCCTGGATGGATGCCGGTTTCTACAACCTCGAGCTGCCGCCCGCGCTCGGCGGTCAGCAGTCGCCGCCCTCTCTGCAGTGGAGCATCGCCGAGCTGGCGCTCGGTGCGAACCCGGCCCTCTACATCTACGCCTCCGGCCCGCGGTTCGCCTACGTACTGTGGGCCAACGGAACGGAACGGGACAAGAAGATCGCGCAGCACATGGTGCAGCGCGGCTGGGGGGCGACCATGGTGCTGACCGAGCCGGACGCCGGCTCCGATGTGGGCTCCGGCCGGACCAAGGCCACCCTGCAGCCGGACGGCAGCTGGCACATCGAGGGCGTCAAGCGCTTCATCACCTCCGGAGAGCACGACCTGACCGAGAACATCGTCCACCTCGTCCTGGCCCGGCCTCAGGGGATTGAGGGCGTCGGCGGACCGGGAACCAAGGGGCTGTCGCTGTTCATCGTGCCCAAGTACGACTTCGACCTCGAGACCGGAGAGCTCACCGGTGGACGCAACGGCGTCTACGCGACCGGCGTGGAGAAGAAGATGGGCATCAAGGCGTCGACCACCTGTGAGCTCACCTTCGGTGACGGCACGCCGGCCAAGGGCTGGCTGCTGGGCGAGGTGCACAACGGCATCGCCCAGATGTTCCAGGTGATCGAGTATGCCCGGATGATGGTCGGCACCAAGGCGATCGCCACCCTGTCCACGGGCTACCTCAACGCCCTGGAGTACGCCAAGACCAGGGTGCAGGGACCCGACCTGACCCGCGCGTCGGACAAGACCGCGCCTCGGGTGACCATCACCCATCACGCGGACGTACGGCGCTCGCTGCTGACGCAGAAGGCGGCGGTCGAGGGCATGCGGTCCCTGGTGCTCTATGCCGCCACCATGCAGGACCGGCTCGCGCTGGCCCGGTTGAACGGCACCGTCGACGACGAGGCGGCCAGGGTCAACGACCTGCTGCTGCCGATCGTCAAGGGCTACGGCTCCGAACGCTCCTGGACCCTGCTGGGCACCGAGTCCCTGCAGACGCTGGGGGGCTCCGGCTTCCTCAGCGACTATCCCTTGGAGCAGTACGTCCGGGACGCCAAGATCGACACCCTCTACGAAGGCACCACCGCCATTCAGGGGCAGGACCTGTTCTTACGCAAGATCGTCCGGGACCGCGGCCAGGCGCTGGGCTACCTGTCCGGGCAGATCGCGCAGTTCGTCGCCAGTGAAGCCGGCAACGGACAGCTGAAGGATGAGCGTGAGCTGCTGCAGAAGGGTCTGGAGGATGCCGGCAGCATCGTCGGCGCCATGATCAACCAACTCCAGTCCGCCGCTCCGGAGGCGCCCGAGGGAGATGTCCGGAACGTCTACAAGGTCGGGCTCAACACCAGCCGGCTGCTGATGGCGCTCGGTGACGTGATCTGCGCCTGGCTGCTGCTGCGTGGTGCCGAGGTGGCGCTGCGGGCGCTGAACGGGGAGCTGTCAGAGGCGGACAAGCACTTCTATGAGGGCAAGGTCGCCTCGGCCCGCTGGTTTGCGCGGACCGTGCTACCCAAGATCACGGCGGAACGGGTGATCGCGGAGCGGACCGACCTCGCCGTCATGGATCTGCCCGAAGGAGCTTTCTAGACCCTCGAGGGCGCCAGACCCTCGAGTACCTCAGACCCTCGAGTGGAGACGTCATGCCCAGGTCGTCCCCGGCCTGGGCATGACCTCTTGTGCGTGCAGGCCTGCTGCGGTCACGGGCTGGTCACGAAATGTTCCCTGCATTGACAAATGCCCCAGCGGCGCGTTGACTACGTAGTCAAGACGCCCACAGCAGGCGTTGACCGCGTACTTACGGGGGTGTCGATGGGGACAGGCAGGGGCGCAGGCCGCGGCGTCGTCATGGTCGACGTCGCCCGCACCGTGGGCGTCTCCCAGAAGACCGTCTCCCGCGTCATCAACGGTGCCCCGCATGTCAGGCCCGAGATCCGAGCCCGGGTTCTGGCCGCGATCGAGGAGCTCGGCTACCGACCCAACGTCGCCGCCCGCGCACTCGTCATGCAGCGCACCCACGTGATCGGCGTGCTGGCTGTGGCCACCTCGCTGTTCGGACCGGCCTCGCGGGTGTTCTCACTGGAGCATGCTGCCCGCCAGCGCGGCTACGAGCTGGCCCTCGCGTCCCTGCCCGAGGTGTCGCCCGACGAGCTGCGCCGGGCGATCCACGGCCTGCTGGCACGAGGTGTCGAGGGCATCGTGTTCGAGGTCCCGAACCACCTGATCGAGGTTGACGACGCGCTGCTCGGCGGCGTCCCGGTGGCTACCAGCGTCGGACAGATTCCCCATGTCGCCCGCCAGGCGGTGATCGACTCGAGCCAGGCCGAAGGGGGCCGCCTGGCCACCCAGCACCTCCTCGACCTCGGCCACCAGACGGTCTGGCACCTCGCCGGCCCGCCGGAGTGGGACGCGGCTCGGGAACGCTGCGAAGGCTGGGCGAGCACCCTCGCCAAGGCCGGTCGACAGCGGCCGCCCGTGCTGTACGGCGACTGGTCGGCCCGGTCCGGCTACCAGCTCGGCCGCCAGCTGGCCGAGCGCGACGACGCCACGGCCGTCTTCGCAGCCAACGACCACCAGGCGATGGGGCTGATGTGCGCTCTGGCGGAGGCCGGCCGGTCCATCCCCGGTGACGTGTCGGTGGTCGGCTTCGACGACGTGCCTGAGGCCGAGTTCCAGATGGTGCCGTTGACCACGATCCGCACCGACGAGGCGATCATCTCGCACGCCGTACTGTCCACGCTGGTGGCGCTGATCGAGGGACGGGAACCGGCACTCGAGCAGGTCGAGGTGCATCGGGAGCTGGTCGTCCGGAGATCCAGCGGACCCCCGCGGCCCACGCCGTCAGGCCCTCCGTAGGTGCAGACACCGCTCGCCTGCCTGTGCAGGCGGCACCACAAGTCAGCCCGGCTCACCGAGCCGGTGCTGTCGCTAGGGCTCGGGGCAGCACACAGCGGTTCCGGGCCACCATGTCCGATCGGGCAACCGCCCGCCTAGCCACGCATCACTCACTCACTCATCTGGTGGAAGTAGGAACCATGACATCTCCATTCACTCGCCGACGTTTCCTGGGCACGGCGCTGGCGGCCTCGAGCGCCGTGGCACTGGCGGCCTGCAGCGGTGGCGGCGGCAAGTCCGGCGGCGGCGCGTCGGCCGCCCCGAAGGTCACGCAGGCACAGATCGACGAAGCCATGAACAAGGACACCACGCTGACCCTGTGGACCTGGGTGCCCGACATCCAGAAAGAGGTGGACCTGTTCACGAAGAAGTACCCGAAGATCAAGGTCAAGAACGTCAACGTCGGC is a window from the Microlunatus panaciterrae genome containing:
- a CDS encoding acyl-CoA dehydrogenase, with product MSHYKSNLRDITFNLFEVLGVDRVLGRGPYEDLDAETAQALLDEVDHLARTTLAESFAEGDQHPPVFDPRSHAVTMPEGFKRSYRAWMDAGFYNLELPPALGGQQSPPSLQWSIAELALGANPALYIYASGPRFAYVLWANGTERDKKIAQHMVQRGWGATMVLTEPDAGSDVGSGRTKATLQPDGSWHIEGVKRFITSGEHDLTENIVHLVLARPQGIEGVGGPGTKGLSLFIVPKYDFDLETGELTGGRNGVYATGVEKKMGIKASTTCELTFGDGTPAKGWLLGEVHNGIAQMFQVIEYARMMVGTKAIATLSTGYLNALEYAKTRVQGPDLTRASDKTAPRVTITHHADVRRSLLTQKAAVEGMRSLVLYAATMQDRLALARLNGTVDDEAARVNDLLLPIVKGYGSERSWTLLGTESLQTLGGSGFLSDYPLEQYVRDAKIDTLYEGTTAIQGQDLFLRKIVRDRGQALGYLSGQIAQFVASEAGNGQLKDERELLQKGLEDAGSIVGAMINQLQSAAPEAPEGDVRNVYKVGLNTSRLLMALGDVICAWLLLRGAEVALRALNGELSEADKHFYEGKVASARWFARTVLPKITAERVIAERTDLAVMDLPEGAF
- a CDS encoding LacI family DNA-binding transcriptional regulator, with the protein product MGTGRGAGRGVVMVDVARTVGVSQKTVSRVINGAPHVRPEIRARVLAAIEELGYRPNVAARALVMQRTHVIGVLAVATSLFGPASRVFSLEHAARQRGYELALASLPEVSPDELRRAIHGLLARGVEGIVFEVPNHLIEVDDALLGGVPVATSVGQIPHVARQAVIDSSQAEGGRLATQHLLDLGHQTVWHLAGPPEWDAARERCEGWASTLAKAGRQRPPVLYGDWSARSGYQLGRQLAERDDATAVFAANDHQAMGLMCALAEAGRSIPGDVSVVGFDDVPEAEFQMVPLTTIRTDEAIISHAVLSTLVALIEGREPALEQVEVHRELVVRRSSGPPRPTPSGPP